The Sphingomonas sp. KR3-1 genome contains a region encoding:
- a CDS encoding GFA family protein — protein MTAGRCTCGAVSYRMTAAPMIVHCCHCSWCQRESGSAFVMNAVVETAALDVSGTPELVETPSASGAGQTIARCPECRVALWSHYPNAGRKAAFVRVGTLAEPNAFPPDVHVYTSTRQGWVALPEGAPAFEGFYNPAELWTPAMRARWAAMMAS, from the coding sequence GTGACCGCGGGGCGCTGCACCTGCGGCGCGGTCTCCTACCGGATGACCGCCGCGCCGATGATCGTCCATTGCTGCCATTGCAGCTGGTGCCAGCGCGAGAGCGGCAGTGCCTTCGTGATGAACGCCGTGGTGGAAACCGCGGCGCTGGATGTGTCCGGCACGCCGGAGCTGGTGGAAACGCCCTCGGCGAGCGGCGCGGGGCAGACGATCGCGCGCTGCCCCGAGTGCCGCGTGGCGCTGTGGAGCCACTATCCCAATGCCGGGCGCAAGGCGGCTTTCGTGCGGGTCGGGACGCTCGCCGAGCCGAACGCATTCCCGCCCGACGTTCACGTCTACACGTCCACCCGGCAGGGCTGGGTGGCGCTGCCCGAAGGCGCGCCGGCATTTGAAGGCTTCTACAATCCCGCCGAGCTGTGGACGCCCGCGATGCGTGCGCGCTGGGCGGCGATGATGGCGTCCTAA
- the lpdA gene encoding dihydrolipoyl dehydrogenase, whose product MADYDFDVLVIGSGPGGYVAAIRAAQLGLKTACAESRATLGGTCLNVGCIPSKALLHASELYEEAASGKLAKLGIKTPTVELDLDAMHAQRIDAVKGLTGGIEFLFKKNKVEWLKGHATFTGKDSVKVGDREVRAKNIVIATGSSVTPLPGVEIDQKVVVDSTGALELPKVPQHLVVIGGGVIGLELGSVWRRVGAKVTVVEFLDQLLPGMDGEVRKEAGKLFKKQGMELKLSTKVTGVTVNGDKATLTLEPSAGGAAETLEADAVLVSIGRRANTSGLGLEAAGLSTNPRGQIEIDHDFRTTVPGIWAIGDVVPGPMLAHKAEDEGIAVAENIAGLTGIVNHDVIPSVVYTWPEIAGVGLTEEQAKERGEIKTGKFPMIANSRAKTNHEPDGWVKVIADAKSDRVLGVWMIASVAGTMIAQAAQAMEFGATSEDIAYTCHAHPTHSEAFKEAAMAVQGKPIHI is encoded by the coding sequence ATGGCCGACTATGATTTCGACGTGCTGGTGATCGGTTCGGGCCCCGGCGGCTATGTCGCGGCGATCCGCGCCGCACAGCTGGGCCTCAAGACCGCGTGCGCCGAGAGCCGCGCGACGCTGGGCGGCACCTGCCTCAATGTCGGCTGCATCCCCTCCAAGGCGCTGCTCCACGCCTCCGAGCTCTATGAGGAAGCCGCCAGCGGCAAGCTCGCCAAGCTCGGCATCAAGACCCCGACGGTCGAGCTCGACCTCGACGCGATGCACGCGCAGCGCATCGACGCGGTCAAGGGCCTGACCGGCGGCATCGAGTTCCTGTTCAAGAAGAACAAGGTCGAATGGCTCAAGGGCCATGCCACCTTCACCGGCAAAGACAGCGTCAAGGTCGGCGACCGTGAGGTCCGCGCCAAGAACATCGTCATCGCCACCGGCTCCTCGGTCACCCCGCTGCCCGGCGTCGAGATCGACCAGAAGGTCGTTGTCGATTCGACCGGCGCGCTGGAGCTGCCCAAGGTCCCGCAGCACCTCGTCGTCATCGGCGGCGGCGTGATCGGCCTCGAGCTCGGCTCGGTGTGGCGCCGCGTCGGCGCCAAGGTCACCGTGGTCGAATTCCTCGACCAGCTGCTCCCGGGCATGGACGGCGAAGTCCGCAAGGAAGCGGGCAAGCTGTTCAAGAAGCAGGGCATGGAGCTCAAGCTCAGCACCAAGGTCACCGGCGTGACCGTCAATGGCGACAAGGCCACGCTCACGCTCGAGCCGTCCGCCGGCGGCGCTGCCGAGACGCTCGAAGCCGACGCGGTGCTGGTCTCGATCGGCCGCCGCGCCAACACCTCGGGCCTCGGCCTCGAGGCCGCGGGCCTGTCGACCAACCCGCGCGGCCAGATCGAGATCGACCACGACTTCCGCACCACGGTCCCCGGCATCTGGGCGATCGGTGACGTCGTCCCCGGCCCGATGCTCGCGCACAAGGCCGAGGATGAAGGCATCGCGGTTGCCGAGAACATCGCCGGCCTCACCGGCATCGTGAACCACGACGTCATCCCCTCGGTCGTCTACACCTGGCCCGAGATCGCCGGCGTCGGCCTCACCGAGGAGCAGGCCAAGGAGCGCGGCGAGATCAAGACGGGCAAGTTCCCGATGATCGCCAATTCGCGCGCCAAGACCAACCACGAGCCGGATGGCTGGGTGAAGGTGATCGCCGACGCCAAGTCGGACCGCGTGCTCGGCGTGTGGATGATCGCTTCGGTCGCCGGCACGATGATCGCCCAGGCGGCGCAGGCGATGGAGTTCGGCGCGACATCGGAGGATATCGCCTATACCTGCCACGCCCATCCGACGCATTCGGAGGCCTTCAAGGAGGCCGCGATGGCGGTCCAGGGCAAGCCGATCCACATCTGA